A region of Candidatus Omnitrophota bacterium DNA encodes the following proteins:
- a CDS encoding MerR family transcriptional regulator, which translates to MDNIYLIKDLARLSGHSIYTIKYYLKLGLMTEAGRSPQTRFRYFTDETLERLSSIRALRKQHKSLSEISKMLSAPSPQPSTAVQ; encoded by the coding sequence ATGGATAATATCTATCTGATCAAAGACTTAGCGCGACTGAGCGGCCATTCGATTTACACGATTAAGTACTACCTGAAACTCGGCTTGATGACTGAAGCCGGACGAAGCCCGCAAACCCGCTTCCGCTATTTCACCGACGAAACGCTTGAGCGCCTTTCCTCTATACGCGCCCTCCGCAAGCAGCACAAGAGTCTTTCCGAAATTTCCAAAATGCTTTCAGCCCCCAGCCCCCAACCCTCAACAGCGGTTCAATGA
- a CDS encoding AAA family ATPase, which produces MSYYTSLGLRAEPFSTSPDPAFFFRSSSHYQALARLEIAIRLRRGLSLILGDVGTGKTTLARTLLANFASEDSFAFHMVLDPSFESEYQFLLQLCRLFGIRSGCKSSLDCREAIEHYLFQSGVMEGRTTVLIVDEGQQLSMDMLEHLRMLLNYETSEFKLLQVVIFAQMELLPRVRRIRNFIDRAALKYIVNPLSEEETAAMIRFRLQSAGLPAEQSVFAPEAVRAIFRWTSGYPRQIALLCHNALEALVMHDKSMVDGAMIEEIISHESRWAYEPAA; this is translated from the coding sequence ATGAGTTATTACACCTCGTTGGGCTTGCGGGCAGAGCCCTTCTCCACCAGCCCGGATCCCGCCTTCTTCTTCCGCTCCAGCTCCCATTATCAAGCCCTGGCCCGCCTGGAGATTGCCATTCGCCTTCGCCGGGGCCTGTCGCTGATTTTAGGCGATGTGGGCACCGGCAAGACCACCCTCGCGCGCACGCTGCTGGCGAATTTTGCGTCAGAGGACAGCTTCGCCTTCCACATGGTGCTTGACCCGTCGTTTGAATCCGAGTATCAATTCCTGCTGCAGCTGTGCCGCCTCTTCGGGATCCGCTCCGGGTGCAAGTCGAGCCTGGATTGCCGCGAGGCGATTGAGCATTATCTGTTTCAAAGCGGAGTGATGGAAGGCCGCACCACCGTCTTGATTGTCGATGAGGGGCAGCAATTGTCCATGGACATGCTGGAGCACCTGCGGATGCTGCTGAACTATGAAACGAGCGAGTTTAAATTGCTGCAGGTGGTCATTTTCGCCCAGATGGAGCTGCTGCCGCGCGTGCGGCGCATCAGAAACTTCATCGACCGGGCCGCCCTCAAATATATCGTCAATCCCCTCAGCGAGGAGGAAACGGCGGCCATGATCCGTTTTCGGCTGCAGTCCGCCGGCCTGCCGGCCGAGCAGAGCGTGTTTGCGCCGGAGGCGGTCCGCGCCATTTTTCGATGGACGTCCGGCTATCCCCGGCAGATCGCGCTGCTGTGCCACAATGCGCTGGAAGCGCTGGTGATGCATGACAAATCCATGGTGGATGGCGCCATGATTGAGGAGATCATTTCGCATGAGTCCCGATGGGCCTACGAGCCCGCCGCCTGA
- the pilO gene encoding type 4a pilus biogenesis protein PilO has protein sequence MKLFPRLRPRERRLALVGLVIFACWMLVLGVVDPLWRHVAALRTSAETELNLARELSALLAQAPEIGRQYEQFGRYLEAASPEADRSALFSALETLARSANVQLNLKPLPVKEEERLMRFPVELDLEGGSHDVLAFTDALLRLPRLIAVDRLRISVVPARESRLRANLVLQQLVLR, from the coding sequence ATGAAACTCTTTCCGAGGCTTCGCCCAAGAGAACGGCGGTTGGCCCTCGTCGGGCTGGTCATCTTCGCCTGCTGGATGCTCGTGCTTGGCGTGGTGGATCCGCTCTGGCGCCATGTCGCAGCACTTCGAACGAGCGCTGAGACAGAGCTCAACCTCGCGCGGGAGCTCAGCGCCTTGCTGGCCCAAGCGCCGGAAATCGGGCGGCAGTACGAGCAATTCGGGCGATATCTCGAAGCCGCGAGTCCCGAGGCCGACCGCAGCGCGCTCTTTTCTGCGCTGGAGACCCTCGCGCGCTCCGCAAACGTCCAGTTGAATTTAAAGCCGCTCCCCGTCAAAGAGGAAGAGCGGCTGATGCGGTTTCCCGTCGAGCTGGATCTCGAGGGTGGTTCGCACGACGTATTGGCTTTTACGGATGCGCTGCTCCGGTTGCCGCGGCTCATTGCCGTCGACCGATTGCGCATCTCCGTTGTTCCTGCCAGAGAGAGCCGGCTCCGCGCCAACCTCGTCCTGCAGCAGCTGGTCCTCAGATAA